One segment of Rosa chinensis cultivar Old Blush chromosome 6, RchiOBHm-V2, whole genome shotgun sequence DNA contains the following:
- the LOC112169205 gene encoding transmembrane protein 18 yields the protein MEQIRSAMEAHLDQVADLVQKLSADFRSGLGPALDNFIGFFHAIDWKEPWLMGLVGLHFLLLVIAILSRKNLNFQMLLFLTALAGVYLAERFNGFLGQNWKSFASQNYFDSNGVFLSVLWSGPLLVIAILILINTLFSLCHLIVKWKRAELRHRARLSQNKQD from the exons ATGGAGCAGATTCGGTCTGCCATGGAAGCTCACCTGGACCAAGTAGCAGATCTCGTCCAGAAACTCTCCGCAGACTTCCGCTCTGGTCTTGGACCCGCTTTAGATAACTTCATTGGCTTTTTCCACGCTATCGACTGGAAG GAGCCGTGGTTGATGGGTTTGGTGGGACTCCACTTTCTGTTGTTGGTAATAGCCATTCTCTCCAGGAAGAATCTTAACTTCCAAATGCTTTTGTTCCTTACGGCCT TGGCTGGAGTTTATCTTGCTGAGAGGTTCAATGGTTTCCTGGGTCAGAACTGGAAGAGTTTCGCCAGCCAGAATTACTTTGATTCAAATGGAGTTTTTTTGTCAGTACTTTGGTCTGGGCCTCTTCTCGTAATTGCGATTTTAATTTTG ATAAACACGCTCTTTTCCTTATGTCACCTGATTGTCAAGTGGAAAAGAGCTGAGCTAAGACACCGTGCACGGCTTTCTCAGAATAAGCAGGATTGA